From the genome of Anaerolineae bacterium:
TGCCGAAGGTGGGACTCGAACCCACACGAGGCTACCCTCACTACGCCCTGAACGTAGCGCGTCTGCCAGTTCCGCCACTTCGGCGCGAGCCAATTTTTTAGCGCAAGTTCAGCGGGCATTATACCTCAATCGGTTTGCCCCGTCAATTTAAGATCGCCTATTTCCTTTTGCCGTAAGATCTTCATCTCTTCCTCAATAAAATTGTCCACCAAAAGTTTATACATCCCTTCCACTACATCTGGATTAAGGCCGGCGGCCTGGGCCAATTCGCGGCGGCGGCGCATCACCTCGGCGTAGCGGGCCGGGGCGCGGATCTCCTCGGCATTCTTTTTGAAGTTGACAATCTGCCGCACAAACCCGGCCCGGTTGCCCAGCAGACGAATGATCTCGGCGTCAATCAGATCAATGGCCTGGCGTGTTTCCTCAATACTCTGCGTTTCTCTCACCTCCAATTGCTGGTGAGGCAGGTCAACGTCAAAGTAAGACGCATAAGGTTTTATATCCAGCACCGGCGTTCCATCCAAGGCGTCTAGACCAAGCACGGTGATGACGTTATTCTCAATAGTTTTAATACCAACCACCGAAGCCCCAATGGGGTTAGGCCGAAACTGGCTGCGGGTGGCAAAAACGCCCCTCAAAGGGTTTTCGAGATTGTGGCGCGGGTGTAATTGCAGGGCTACCTCTTCCGGCCGGATTGAGTGAAAATAAAACAGAACCAAAATGTCTATCCCCGCGGCCAGGCCCATTAAACCCGGCTCAAACTCCGGCGTTATCACAATTTGGGCCGGCTGCCCGCGCATTTCTTCGGGGGGGGTATTGCTTTTGAATTGACTTTTGACCACGCCGATCGGCGCAAGGGTGATGGCTTTGCTCACAATGATACTCCCTGTTTCATAATGGTGATAATGCTGCATTGTGAATTGATAACGGATAATTGTCAATTATAAAGGGGGTTCATTGGTCATTCTCTTGGATAATGTGGTACAATTTCCAGAACTTGGGGATTAGGGATAACTTATTTCCTCCTTCCTAATTTTGGCAAATTTTACTCGTAGCAGGAGAATGATTGCCTTATGATTTACCTTGATGATGTGCTTGCGGCCACCAAGGGAACGCTGCGCGGCGCTGCCGGCGCCACCGAATTCAGCAGCTTTGCCTTTGACTCGCGCCAGCTCGAGCCGGGCCAACTTTTTTTGGCCGTCAAAACCACAACCGGCGATGGGCACGACTTTATCGGCGATGCCCTACAGGGAGGAGCGGCCGGCATTGTGTGCGAAGACCCCCGGGCCGTGCCCGACAATCGTGACGAAGCCACCACCATTGTAGTGCCCGACATTCAACAGGCTCTGACCGACTACGCCGCTTACATTCTGCGCAAATATCGCCCCCGTGTGGTGGGTGTAACCGGCTCCAGTGGCAAAACCACCACCAAAGAAGCCATTGCCGCCGTATTACAAAAGCGATACCGCGTGTTCAAAAATATTGGCAGTTACAATGGTCGCTATGGGCTATCCATCTCGCTGGGCGAACTTGGCCCCGAGCACGAGGTGGCCGTGCTGGAAATGGCTTGCGATAGTTTTGGCGAAATCGCCGAATTGGCCCGCATCACTCAACCCCAGGTGGGCGTGATCACCACCATCAACCGCACTCACCTGGCCTACCTGGGCACGTTGAACAATATTGCCGCTGAAAAGGGCCGTTTGATCGAGGCCCTGCCCTTCAATGGCTCGGCCATTCTCAACGCCGACAACGCCCATGTGGCCGGCATGGTGCCGCGCACCCAGGCCCGCATTCTCACCTTTGGCCTTGCCTCCGGCGCCGATGTGCACGCCACCGACGTGTCGCTCCGGCGCGATGGTTTAACCTTTACCCTGCACTACGAAGGTCGTTCTTACCCTGGCCGCATCCCACTGCTGGGCCGGCACCAAATTTATACGGCCCTGGCCGCCGTAACCACCGGCCTGGTTTTTGACATTTCCCCGGAAACGGCCCTGGCCGCTCTGCAAAACCTGCCTCGTGTGCCGGGCCGGATGAATCCCCTGCCCGGTAAAAAAGGCTCGCTCATTGTAGACGACACCTTCAACGCCAGTCCCGAGGCCACCATGGCCGCCCTGGATACCCTGGTCGAGTTGCCCGGCGCGCACAAAGTAGCCATCCTGGGCGACATGCCCGATTTGGGCGACATTGAGCGGCAGGCGCACCGGCAAATTGGCCGTTATGCCGCCACTCGCGTTGAACGCCTGGTGACCAAAGGCGAAGCGGCCCAGGATATTGCCGCTGCCGCCCGCGGCGAGGGGATGGGTATTCACGCGGTCCACGTTACTTTTACCGGCGCCGACGCCGACGCTGCCGTTGAGGATATGTTGTCTCCCGATACGGTGGTGTTGGTGAAAGGCGGGGCCGGGGTAAGAATGGAAGGAGTGGTGCAAAAATTATTGGCCGAGCCGCAGCGCGACCGCTGGCAGTTGGTCCGGCAGGGCGCCGCCTGGGCCCAGGTGCGGCCCCACCAACCGGCCCGGCCCACCTGGGTTGAGGTAAACCTGGAAGCCATCGCCAACAATGTGCGCTTGCTGGCGCAAATAGCGACCCCGGCCAAAATCATGGCTGTGCTCAAGGCCGACGCCTACGGCCACGGCATGGTCAAAGTGGCCCGGACCGCCTTAAACAACGGCATCGCCTGGATTGGGGTGGCCACCCTGGGCGAAGCCATTACCCTGCGGCGGGCCGGGCTTGATATTCCCATTCTGGTGATGAGTTATATGCCGGCCTGGCAGGCCCACGAGGCCATTCTGCACAATGTGCGAGCCACTATTTTTAACCAGGAATTGGCCCAGGCCTTTAGCCGCGCCGCCGCCGACCTTAACCAGACCGCTTACGTGCACGTTAAGGTTGATTCCGGCATGGGGCGCCTGGGCCTGCTGTCCCACGAGGTGTTGCCTTTTTTGAAAACCATTGACTTGCCCGGCCTGCGCATCGAGGGGATGTACACGCACCTGGCCACCGCCGACGAAGCCGACCTGAGTTACGCCCGCGAGCAGGTCCGGCGTTTCCAGGTGTTGTTGCGGCAATTGGAGGAAGCCAAATTGCGCCCCCCGCTGGTTCACGCGGCCAATACGGCCGGCCTGGTCAATTTACCTGAAGCCCGTTTTGATATGGTGCGGCCCGGCATTGGCCTGTACGGTTTGCCGCCTTCGGCGGACACACCGCTGCCCCCAGGATTTTGGCCCGCGCTTACCTTTAAAAGCACCGTGGGGCAGGTCAAAACTCTGCCCCCTGATAGCCCCATCGGCTACGGGGCCACCTATCGCACCACGGGTGAAGAAACCATCGCCATCATTCCGGTCGGTTACGCCGACGGTTTCCGTCGCGCCCCCCGCACCTGGAAAGAGGTGTTGGTGAAAGGCCGGCGCGCGCCGTTAGTGGGCCGGGTGAGCATGGACCAGGCCGCCATCAACGTGACCCACATCCCCAACGTGCGCCAGGGGGACGAAGTGGTGCTCATTGGCCGGCAGGGCGGCGAAATCATCACCGCCGAGGAAGTGGCCGAAAATCTGGGCACAATCAACTATGAAGTGGTCAGCGAATTGCTGGCCCGCATCCCCCGGGTATCTTGACAAGGAGATATGAAAAATGACCACCGACACTGAAAAGATCGCCCAAATTCGCCAAATGATGCCTGCCGCGCAAAACAAGGTTTATTTAAATACCGGCACGTGCGGCCCTTTGGCCACCCTCACAACAGACGCCATGAACCAGGCCAACACGCTTGAATTGGCCGAAGGTCGAGCCGAGCTGGGCGGGTTCAAACTTTTGGGAGAGACAATGAACAATTTGCGGGCCGCGTTCGCCCGTTTGGTCAAGGCCGGGCCGGCGGAAATTGCTCTCACCCACCACACCACCGAGGGCATGAACATTGTGGCGCACGGCTTGAGCTGGCAGCCGGGCGATGAAATTGTCACCACCACCTCGGAGCATGAGGGTGGCTTGCTGCCGGTGTACGCGCTCAAGCAGCGGCATGGGGTGGGGGTCAAAGTGATTGACATTACTCCAGACGAAGTGTTGGCGCAGTTAGGGGCTGCTATTACGCCCCGTACTCGTTTGTTGGTGATTTCCCACGTTTTATGGAATACGGGCGCGCGCCTGCCCCTGAACGATATTGTGGCGCTGGCCCACCGGCGTAATATTTTGGTGCTGGTGGATGGGGCGCAGTCGGCGGGGGCCATTCCCCTGGATTTGCCTGCCAGCGGCGTTGACTTTTACGCCCTGCCTGGCCAAAAGTGGCTCTGCGGCCCGGAAGGAACGGGCGTTTTGTATGTCCGCCAAGACCGGCTGTGTTTGGTGGCGCCAACGTTTGTGGGGTTCTCAACGCTGGAGGACGTGAACAGTTACGATTTTACCGGGTATTTTTTGCCTGCGCGAGATTCGGCGCGGCGGTATGAGGTGGGCACAATTTACAGACCGGGGATTAAAGGCATGCTGGCCAATTTGACCTGGCTGGAGGAAACCGTTGGCTGGGATTGGATTTACGCCCGCATTGAGCTTATGGCCGATTATGCCCGCACTGCCCTGAGTACGTTGCCTGGCGTAACCGACTTGACCCCGCCCGGCCCCCAGGCCGGGCTGGTAACGTTTAATGTAGCCGGGTTGGACCCGGCCAAAATGATGGTGAAACTGGCTCAGGAAGGGATAATCTTGCGCTTTATCCGGCATCCTTACGCGCTGCGGATCTCTACGGGGTTTTATAATACCAAAGAGGATATTGACCGGCTGGTGGTTGCTTTACAAAACTACCGCCGGGAGTGAGCCTTAGGCCTCGCCCGCCACGTCTTTCTCAAACTCAGCATAATCTGCTTCATCTTTTTCGTCGCGCCACAACACCTCGCGGGGCCGGCTGCCCTCTGCCGGGCCGATGACGCCCTCTTCTTCCAATTGGTCTATCAGGCGCGAGGCGCGGGGATAGCCAATGCCCAATCGCCGCTGCAATAGGCTGGTGGAAACGCGGCCCGACTCAACCACCAGTTTGATGGCTTCTTCCAGCATGTCGTCTTTGTTGGCTTCTGCCATAATATCGGCCCACGGCAATTTGGTCTGCGTCTCTTCCACCTGCCCCCGGCTGCCAACGGCCTGGCTAGACGTACCGCCGGCCGCTTGCCAATATTTGACCAGGTTGCGGATTTCGGCATCGGACACAAAGCAGCCTTGCAGGCGGGCCAATTTGGGGGAATCGGTGGCCATGTAGAGCATGTCGCCCCGCCCCAACAATTTCTCTGCGCCGGGACTATCCAAAATCACCCGCGAGTCAATCTGGCTGGTCACGGCAAAGGCCAGGCGGGTGGGGAAGTTGGCCTTGATCAGGCCGGTGACTACGTCTACGGACGGCCGCTGGGTGGCGATGACCAGGTGGATGCCG
Proteins encoded in this window:
- a CDS encoding aminotransferase class V-fold PLP-dependent enzyme, whose amino-acid sequence is MTTDTEKIAQIRQMMPAAQNKVYLNTGTCGPLATLTTDAMNQANTLELAEGRAELGGFKLLGETMNNLRAAFARLVKAGPAEIALTHHTTEGMNIVAHGLSWQPGDEIVTTTSEHEGGLLPVYALKQRHGVGVKVIDITPDEVLAQLGAAITPRTRLLVISHVLWNTGARLPLNDIVALAHRRNILVLVDGAQSAGAIPLDLPASGVDFYALPGQKWLCGPEGTGVLYVRQDRLCLVAPTFVGFSTLEDVNSYDFTGYFLPARDSARRYEVGTIYRPGIKGMLANLTWLEETVGWDWIYARIELMADYARTALSTLPGVTDLTPPGPQAGLVTFNVAGLDPAKMMVKLAQEGIILRFIRHPYALRISTGFYNTKEDIDRLVVALQNYRRE
- the alr gene encoding alanine racemase, producing MIYLDDVLAATKGTLRGAAGATEFSSFAFDSRQLEPGQLFLAVKTTTGDGHDFIGDALQGGAAGIVCEDPRAVPDNRDEATTIVVPDIQQALTDYAAYILRKYRPRVVGVTGSSGKTTTKEAIAAVLQKRYRVFKNIGSYNGRYGLSISLGELGPEHEVAVLEMACDSFGEIAELARITQPQVGVITTINRTHLAYLGTLNNIAAEKGRLIEALPFNGSAILNADNAHVAGMVPRTQARILTFGLASGADVHATDVSLRRDGLTFTLHYEGRSYPGRIPLLGRHQIYTALAAVTTGLVFDISPETALAALQNLPRVPGRMNPLPGKKGSLIVDDTFNASPEATMAALDTLVELPGAHKVAILGDMPDLGDIERQAHRQIGRYAATRVERLVTKGEAAQDIAAAARGEGMGIHAVHVTFTGADADAAVEDMLSPDTVVLVKGGAGVRMEGVVQKLLAEPQRDRWQLVRQGAAWAQVRPHQPARPTWVEVNLEAIANNVRLLAQIATPAKIMAVLKADAYGHGMVKVARTALNNGIAWIGVATLGEAITLRRAGLDIPILVMSYMPAWQAHEAILHNVRATIFNQELAQAFSRAAADLNQTAYVHVKVDSGMGRLGLLSHEVLPFLKTIDLPGLRIEGMYTHLATADEADLSYAREQVRRFQVLLRQLEEAKLRPPLVHAANTAGLVNLPEARFDMVRPGIGLYGLPPSADTPLPPGFWPALTFKSTVGQVKTLPPDSPIGYGATYRTTGEETIAIIPVGYADGFRRAPRTWKEVLVKGRRAPLVGRVSMDQAAINVTHIPNVRQGDEVVLIGRQGGEIITAEEVAENLGTINYEVVSELLARIPRVS
- the tsaA gene encoding tRNA (N6-threonylcarbamoyladenosine(37)-N6)-methyltransferase TrmO gives rise to the protein MQHYHHYETGSIIVSKAITLAPIGVVKSQFKSNTPPEEMRGQPAQIVITPEFEPGLMGLAAGIDILVLFYFHSIRPEEVALQLHPRHNLENPLRGVFATRSQFRPNPIGASVVGIKTIENNVITVLGLDALDGTPVLDIKPYASYFDVDLPHQQLEVRETQSIEETRQAIDLIDAEIIRLLGNRAGFVRQIVNFKKNAEEIRAPARYAEVMRRRRELAQAAGLNPDVVEGMYKLLVDNFIEEEMKILRQKEIGDLKLTGQTD